Proteins from a genomic interval of Diospyros lotus cultivar Yz01 chromosome 6, ASM1463336v1, whole genome shotgun sequence:
- the LOC127804312 gene encoding tubulin alpha-4 chain-like has translation MRECISIHIGQAGIQVGNACWELYCLEHGIHPDGQMPGDKTVGGGDDAFNTFFSETGAGKHVPRAVFVDLEPTVIDEVRTGTYRQLFHPEQLISGKEDAANNFARGHYTIGKEIVDLCLDRIRKLADNCTGLQGFLVFHAVGGGTGSGLGSLLLERLSVDYGKKSKLGFTVYPSPQISTSVVEPYNSVLSTHSLLEHTDVAVLLDNEAIYDICRRSLDIERPTYTNLNRLVSQVISSLTASLRFDGALNVDVNEFQTNLVPYPRIHFMLSSYAPVISAEKAYHEQLSVAEITNSAFEPASMMVKCDPRHGKYMACCLMYRGDVVPKDVNAAVATIKTKRTIQFVDWCPTGFKCGINYQPPTVVPGGDLAKVQRAVCMISNSTSVAEVFSRIDHKFDLMYAKRAFVHWYVGEGMEEGEFSEAREDLAALEKDYEEVGAESGEGDEDDAEEY, from the exons ATGAGAGAGTGCATTTCAATTCACATTGGCCAGGCCGGGATCCAGGTCGGAAACGCGTGCTGGGAGCTTTACTGTCTCGAGCATGGCATCCAT CCTGATGGACAAATGCCCGGCGACAAAACCGTAGGCGGCGGAGACGACGCCTTCAACACATTCTTCAGCGAAACCGGCGCCGGAAAGCATGTTCCGCGCGCTGTGTTTGTAGATCTGGAACCAACGGTGATCGACGAGGTCAGGACGGGAACCTACCGCCAGTTATTCCACCCGGAGCAACTCATTAGCGGCAAAGAGGACGCCGCCAACAACTTCGCTAGAGGACATTACACCA TTGGGAAAGAAATTGTGGATCTCTGTCTGGATCGCATAAGAAAGCTTGCAGACAACTGCACAGGGCTCCAAGGCTTCCTGGTTTTCCATGCCGTTGGTGGTGGAACTGGATCCGGCCTGGGATCTCTCCTTCTAGAAAGGCTTTCTGTGGATTATGGAAAGAAATCAAAGCTTGGATTCACTGTTTACCCTTCCCCTCAGATCTCCACCTCTGTTGTTGAACCATACAACAGCGTCTTGTCTACTCATTCCCTTTTGGAGCACACCGATGTCGCCGTTCTCCTTGATAACGAGGCGATCTACGATATCTGCCGCAGATCTTTGGACATCGAGAGGCCTACTTACACTAATCTCAACAGACTTGTCTCCCAG GTCATTTCTTCACTGACTGCATCTCTCCGATTCGATGGAGCCCTGAATGTGGATGTGAACGAGTTCCAGACCAATTTGGTCCCGTATCCGAGAATCCACTTCATGCTTTCCTCTTACGCCCCTGTGATCTCCGCCGAGAAGGCCTACCACGAGCAACTCTCTGTTGCGGAGATCACCAACAGCGCCTTCGAACCGGCGTCCATGATGGTGAAATGCGATCCTCGGCATGGCAAGTACATGGCTTGCTGCCTGATGTACCGTGGCGACGTGGTGCCCAAGGATGTGAACGCGGCCGTGGCCACAATCAAGACCAAGCGGACCATCCAGTTCGTTGACTGGTGCCCAACTGGGTTCAAGTGCGGGATCAACTATCAGCCGCCCACTGTGGTTCCTGGCGGCGACTTGGCCAAGGTCCAGAGAGCTGTCTGCATGATTTCGAACTCCACCAGTGTTGCGGAGGTGTTCTCGAGGATTGATCACAAGTTTGATTTGATGTATGCAAAGAGGGCTTTCGTGCATTGGTATGTGGGCGAGGGTATGGAAGAGGGAGAGTTCTCCGAGGCGAGAGAAGATTTGGCTGCGCTGGAGAAGGATTACGAGGAAGTTGGTGCGGAGTCGGGAGAGGGGGATGAAGACGATGCGGAAGAGTATTAA